A single region of the Vicia villosa cultivar HV-30 ecotype Madison, WI linkage group LG4, Vvil1.0, whole genome shotgun sequence genome encodes:
- the LOC131599848 gene encoding uncharacterized protein LOC131599848: MLPGCDYNHWHLPSNSCYCLGKDSHCCSYPILYNVIYMEVILKHRDLMEEWVWLLERLDYFPNLQNLTIIEDNGNGDEIVYNWREQTSTPECLSTQHRTCLIKQFTYTEYSLQFAEYILRNSKVLDTMSIKSASFINENVKHQMLMILASEEFKAAMSLLSH; this comes from the exons ATGCTTCCCGGTTGTGACTACAACCATTGGCACTTACCTTCAAACTCTTGCTACTGTCTTGGGAAG GACTCACATTGCTGCAGCTATCCTATTCTTTACAATGTAATATACATGGAGGTAATCCTTAAGCATAGAGATCTTATGGAGGAGTGGGTGTGGTTGCTAGAAAGGCTAGATTATTTTCCCAACCTTCAAAATCTTACCATTATCGAG GACAATGGGAATGGAGACGAAATTGTGTATAATTGGAGGGAACAAACATCTACTCCGGAATGTCTTTCAACACAGCATAGAACATGTTTGATTAAACAATTTACATACACAGAATATAGTCTTCAATTTGCTGAATATATTTTGAGGAATTCAAAGGTACTGGACACAATGTCAATCAAGAGTGCTTCATTCATAAATGAAAATGTCAAGCACCAAATGTTAATGATATTAGCTTCGGAGGAATTCAAAG CTGCAATGAGCCTATTGAGCCATTGA
- the LOC131599849 gene encoding uncharacterized protein LOC131599849 — protein sequence MLRVMQIYQNTPPPPFIYPNSNQKQAKAKICANTLPRLHQGSNHIAIQHSKAHKSLNLNMSDNQPARIRQGRETQTASAREGMGGAKGRKGSSTSCSRGVKEVKEKKKVLTGSASRPLGVHGSDVQAQSSGVRVMINADGSETEWDEDWYNYLHSEEFARRAE from the exons atgctgcgcgttatgcagatttatcaaaacactccccctcccccattcatttaccctaactcaaatcaaaaacaagcaaaggcgaaaatttgtgcaaacacacttccaaggctgcatcaaggctccaatcacattgctatacaacattcaaaagcccacaaatcactcaattt gaacatgtcagacaaccaaccagcacgcatcagacagggtagggagacccagactgcgtcggctagagagg gaatgggtggcgctaagggaagaaagggttcttcaacctcgtgctctcgcggagtgaaggaggtgaaggagaagaagaaggttttgactggttctgcttctcgtcccctgggggtccatggctcggacgtgcaggctcagtcttcaggcgtgagagtcatgatcaacgctgatggttctgagactgagtgggatgaggattggtataattatcttcattcggaggagttcgctcgtcgggcagaataa
- the LOC131598012 gene encoding uncharacterized protein LOC131598012 → MRHKRFSIPKHKLHTFFSKQKSGFRVSTKKIESKIREPVSQFSYQQPYVQPKNSVRFYQTHIQSDIEVQNMFLNHEYHGYDYPELYIVLEQIVPSQNMQSQVIDPVVDDEQQPEDVVDEETEVEDVVDELVNRDSEDEEQVRVPDAHAYSPPAHFTTLKLGEDEPSSDMFYNPYMRSDEELKEGDTFRSKEDCMLAIKNWHLANCVDFKADRSNPERFTILCRNPECGYMLKASFRKKVNAWVKTIISHCVSVFKYRPSYRKTWLAKQKAIEIVYGNWEESYQKLPRYLDALLLYSPGTVTILEILQAQSQDGTPLEEPFGKRRVCLKPT, encoded by the exons ATGCGACACAAACGATTTTCTATTCCGAAACACAAACTCCACACGTTTTTCTCTAAACAGAAAAGCGGATTTCGCGTATCTACAAAAAAAATCGAGTCCAAAATTAGAGAACCAGTCTCTCAATTTTCTTACCAACAACCGTATGTTCAACCTAAGAACTCGGTCAGGTTTTATCAAACACATATACAGTCTGacatagaggttcaaaacatgttcctTAACCATGAGTATCATGGTTATGACTATCCGGAGTTGTACATAGTGTTGGAGCAAATTGTTCCGTCGCAAAATATGCAGTCACAGGTTATTGATCCCGTTGTTGATGATGAACAACAACCCGAAGATGTCGTCGATgaagaaactgaagtagaagatgtGGTTGATGAGTTGGTGAACCGTGATTCCGAAGATGAAGAACAAGTTCGAGTACCCGATGCGCATGCATATTCACCTCCTGCGCACTTCACAACACTTAAGTTGGGGGAGGATGAGCCATCGTCTGACATGTTCTATAACCCATATATGAGGTCAGAcgaggagttaaaagagggtgacacATTCCGTTCAAAGGAAGATTGTATGCTAGCTATAAAAAACTGGCACTTAGCAAACTGTGTTGATTTCAAAGCTGATCGCTCAAATCCAGAAAGATTCACTATTTTGTGCAGAAACCCAGAGTGTGGATACATGCTTAAGGCATCATTTAGGAAGAAAGTTAATGCTTGG GTGAAGACGATTATTTCccattgcgtttctgtgttcaaatatAGACCGTCGTACAGAAAGACTTGGTTAGCGAAGCAGAAGGCAATTGAaatagtctacggcaactgggaggaatccTACCAAAAACTTCCTCGCTACTTGGATGCACTTCTATTATATTCACCTGGGACGGTTACTATATTGGAGATACTGCAAGCACAATCCCAAGACGGTACCCCTCTTGAAGAACCATTTGGTAAACGCagggtatgccttaaaccaacctga
- the LOC131595383 gene encoding putative protein FAR1-RELATED SEQUENCE 10, which yields MTHLPSKNLWIRKQQCPCGDWKCYITHEGVSTEDSTTPESVKPDKTSCIAIITPYVGMVFRTDDEAFEYYGNFARKNGFSIRKERSRISPQLGVYKRDFVCYRSGFAPVKKKANGEHHRDRKSVRCGCDAKMYLSKEVMDGGVCQWVVVQFSNVHNHELLEDDQVRLLPAYRKIHEADQERILLLSKAGFPIHRIVKMLELEKGIQGGHLPFLERDVRNFVQNRKKVVQENEALLSEKRENDVLELLEVCKAVKETDVEFVYDFTVDKNEKVENIAWSYGDSINANALFGDVIYFDISYRSAAYGLHFGVWFGIDNCGRIILFGCVLLQEETPQSFSWALQTFLRFMRGRCPQTIISDLDPCLGDAIRSEFQGTKHVIPLWNILNKVHSWFSIPLGSRIEEFQSEFNALFQIENTEEFELQWSQMISMFELGSDKHIDLLYSVRASWAQSYVRGYFLAQMATTAYSKSIDAFFEGIFTEHTCLRSFFEQIGISANFRHQSHDETQYTNLRTYIPIEEHARSILTPYAFNSLQQELLLAMQYSTSEMANGSYVIRHFKRLDGDRFVIWLAEEEQIHCSCKEFESSGILCRHALHVLIIKNYFHLPDKYYLSRWRRECSLPVEDEHNNNQSIIGREWFQEYQSLVETLLSESSVTKERSDYVRKELTKELNRILNEVRNLPETDDVCSMNVSVSPNGQV from the exons ATGACTCATTTACCCTCGAAAAACCTATGGATTCGGAAGCAACAATGTCCTTGTGGAGATTGGAAGTGTTACATTACACATGAAGGTGTTTCTACAGAGGATTCCACAACACCAGAATCAGTGAAACCTGATAAAACATCTTGTATAGCTATCATTACCCCTTATGTTGGAATGGTGTTTAGGACTGATGATGAAGCTTTTGAATATTACGGTAATTTCGCTAGGAAGAATGGGTTCTCTATTAGAAAAGAAAGATCTAGAATTAGCCCGCAGTTAGGTGTTTACAAGCGCGACTTTGTTTGTTACCGATCCGGGTTTGCACCGGTGAAGAAGAAGGCGAACGGTGAGCATCATAGAGATAGGAAATCGGTGAGGTGTGGATGTGATGCGAAAATGTATCTGTCTAAGGAGGTTATGGATGGTGGTGTTTGCCAATGGGTTGTTGTGCAGTTTAGTAATGTACATAATCATGAGCTTTTGGAAGATGATCAGGTGCGGCTTTTACCTGCGTATCGGAAGATTCATGAGGCTGATCAGGAGCGGATATTGTTGCTTTCGAAAGCGGGGTTTCCGATACATCGGATAGTGAAGATGCTTGAGCTGGAGAAGGGGATTCAAGGTGGGCATTTGCCGTTCTTGGAAAGGGATGTGAGGAACTTTGTGCAGAATCGCAAGAAGGTTGTTCAAGAGAATGAGGCGTTGTTAAGTGAGAAACGAGAAAATGATGTTTTGGAGCTTCTTGAGGTGTGTAAAGCTGTGAAAGAAACTGATGTTGAGTTTGTTTATGATTTTACTGTCGATAAGAATGAGAAAGTTGAAAATATAGCTTGGTCGTATGGTGATTCTATTAATGCGAATGCTTTGTTTGGTGATGTGATTTATTTTGACATTTCTTATCGATCTGCTGCTTACGGATTGCATTTTGGAGtgtggtttggtattgataattgCGGTAGAATAATTTTGTTCGGTTGTGTTTTACTCCAAGAAGAAACACCGCAATCGTTCTCATGGGCGTTACAG ACTTTTCTCCGGTTCATGAGAGGAAGATGTCCGCAAACCATTATATCCGATCTTGACCCTTGTCTTGGGGATGCAATTAGAAGCGAATTTCAAGGAACTAAACATGTCATACCACTATGGAATATTTTGAATAAGGTACATAGTTGGTTTTCTATTCCTCTTGGATCTCGCATTGAAGAATTTCAATCAGAGTTCAATGCCTTATTTCAAATTGAGAATACCGAAGAATTTGAACTCCAATGGAGCCAAATGATTTCTATGTTTGAACTTGGTTCAGATAAACATATCGATTTACTGTATTCGGTTCGAGCTTCCTGGGCACAGTCGTATGTAAGAGGTTATTTTTTGGCTCAAATGGCGACAACAGCGTATTCCAAGTCTATAGACGCGTTTTTTGAAGGGATCTTCACTGAACATACATGTTTGCGTAGCTTTTTTGAACAG ATTGGTATTTCTGCGAATTTTCGTCATCAATCACATGACGAGACTCAATATACAAATCTTAGAACCTACATACCTATCGAAGAGCATGCGCGAAGCATCCTCACACCTTATGCTTTCAATTCTTTACAACAAGAGTTATTGTTGGCAATGCAATACTCTACATCTGAAATGGCCAATGGATCATATGTTATACGACACTTCAAAAGGTTGGATGGAGATCGGTTCGTGATATGGTTGGCGGAAGAAGAACAGATACACTGCTCTTGCAAAGAATTTGAATCGTCAGGGATATTATGCAGACACGCTCTTCATGTACTAATAATAAAGAATTACTTTCATCTTCCTGACAAATACTATTTAAGTAGATGGCGTCGGGAATGTTCTTTGCCCGTCGAGGATGAGCATAACAACAACCAAAGTATTATTGGTAGGGAATGGTTTCAAGAATATCAATCTCTAGTTGAAACTTTGTTGTCGGAATCATCCGTTACAAAGGAGCGGTCTGACTATGTTCGCAAAGAACTGACAAAAGAACTTAATAGGATTCTTAACGAGGTTAGAAATCTGCCTGAGACTGACGATGTTTGCAGCATGAACGTGTCGGTTTCGCCAAATGGCCAAgtttga